gaacaaagaagatGCTTCAGAATTATTGGCTGAAAAGGATAAATTAACTCAACACAAAAAGGAATTAACCGAAAGGgagcaagaagaagataaaggcttgaagaaaaaagtcaTTCAAGTCGGCAATATTGTTCACCCATCTGTTGTTGTTTCcaatgatgaagagaacAACGAATTGGTTCGCACTTGGAAACCAGAAGACTTGGAAGCAGTTGGCCCCATTGCTTCGGTAACTGGTAAACCAGCTAGTTTGTCTCACCACGAAATCTTGCTTAGATTGGATGGATATGACCCAGATCGTGGTGTAAAGATCTCTGGTCACAGAGGTTATTTCTTTAGAAATTATGGTGTCTTCTTAAACCAAGCTTTGATCAACTATGGTCTACATTTTTTAGCTGCTAAGGGTTACATTCCATTGCAAGCTCCAGTTATGATGAACAAAGAGGTTATGGCAAAGACTGCTCAATTATCTCAATTTGACGAGGAATTATACAAAGTTATCGATGGTGAAGACGAAAAATACTTGATTGCTACTTCAGAACAACCTATTTCTGCTTACCATAGTGGTGAATGGTTTGAAAAGCCACAAGAGCAACTACCAATTCATTATGTTGGTTACTCTTCTTGTTTCCGTAGAGAGGCAGGTTCTCACGGAAAGGATGCTTGGGGTGTTTTCAGAGTTCATGcttttgagaaaattgAACAATTCGTTTTAACTGAACCTGAAAAATCTTGGGAAGAGTTTGAGAAGATGATCTCTTACTCTGAAGAGTTTTACAAATCTTTAAAATTACCATACCGTATCGTAGGTATTGTCTCCGGGGAATTAAACAATGCTGCCGCTAAAAAATACGATTTAGAGGCCTGGTTCCCATACCAAAAGGAGTATAAAGAATTAGTGTCTTGTTCCAACTGTACTGATTATCAATCAAGAAATTTGGAAATTAGATGCGgtataaagaaaatgggtGATAGAGAAAAGAAGTACGTGCATTGTTTGAATTCTACTCTAGCCGCTACTCAAAGGGCTTTATGCTGTATTTTGGAGAACTATCAAACTGAGGATGGTTTGGTTGTACCAGAAGTCTTGAGAAAGTACATTCCAGGTGAACCAGAGTTTTTACCGTTTGTCAATGAGTTACCAAAGAATTCGACCTCTAATaaagacaagaaaaagaagaattaaatATAGCGTATCGcaaatatcatatattTGCCCTTCTTGTTTCGCTAACCTCTTTCTAGtatgtttttgttgataattccATAGTCTTAAATACATGGTCgcataataaaataaataaataatgagCCTTTACCAATTTATAATGTTCATTTGACCGTAGTAGCAGTTGTTCCGTAAAAAAAGACTCTAAATTCACCCACAAAAATATTTCCTTTATAACCCAGACCTTTTATTGTTACACCCACTCCTTATAATAGGCTTCCCttcatgaatttttttttttgcatttttttgagatgGTTTCACCGCTATTTGCGACACTTTAGCCCGGAAAATATCTTCGCTTGGAGGCTCAATTCCAGGCTCACCTAAGTGGACCGTTGGTTGGGTTCCCCGACGTGACTGTGTTCACCTGCCCACGCCTACAGGGAGCTCAAACTCATATTGGAACACTCCCGGACCTGGTGACTCTTGCTCTCTGTGGAAGCCTTCCTCAACTATGCACTTCTTTCGAGATCACAGACTATAATGGAGCCGGTCTCTAAAGTAGGCGTACCTATACTAGTGGTAACTATTGTAATTTGCTACTTAGAATATCGAAAAGGAACTTAAGTAACCAGCGAGATGTCTACTGAATTAACTGTTCAATCTGAAAGAGCTTTCCAAAAGGTATGCATTCAACCATAACGAACCGAaagaatttaaagaaaatttacCAACAATAACTTCGCCAAGCTCCAAAATGTTCGTTAGAAAAAGAGCCTAGacataaatgaaaatgtaGCAAATATTCTGATGAAGTTTCGTTTTGCTAACTATTAGATAAGTTGGACTTTTCATTGAACAATGGCATATATCTGTTGATTAATAGCGAATACAGTGGCACAGGATgctcaaaaaatcaaggGAATAATTATACAGGGTTAATCCCTCTTACAACCGATTGAGtaaattttctcttttatttaataTGCGAGTAACTTACTAActtttgtttcattattgtttttttttcagcaacCACACATCTTCAACAACCCAAAGGTTAAGACTTCCAAAAGAACCAAGAGATGGTACAAAAATGCTGGTTTAGGTTTTAAGACACCAAAAACCGCCATTGAAGGTTCTTACATTGACAAGAAATGTCCATTCACTGGTTTAGTTTCCATCCGTGGTAAGATCTTGACCGGTACTGTCGTCTCTACCAAGATGCACCGTACCATTGTCATCAGAAGAGCTTACTTGCATTACATTCCTAAGTACAACAGATACGAAAAGAGACACAAGAACGTCCCAGTCCATGTTTCCCCAGCTTTCCGTGTCCAAGTTGGTGACATCGTTACCGTCGGCCAATGTAGACCAATTTCCAAGACTGTTAGATTCAACGTTGTCAAGGTTTCTGCTGCTGCTGGTAAGGCTAACAAACAATTTGCTAAATTTTAAACTGATTATAAATCGGGATAAAACTTAGATAACTGTTTATTTTATAATTATTTGTATAATGtattaaaaatataaattcaATAATCTCCAATTCTCCAAGAAGTAAAATGTACCACATAATGGATGCTCTATTGTTATATCgtcttgattttttttccattcaTAAATCAATAAATGCACTTCTATGTATTGCGCTTATACACCTATATGCAAAAATTCCTCTTTTTAATTCATTGGTTCTAACAATAAATGGTGTCAGCAATTGATCTTTCTTTGAGGCCTTaaactctttctttcatcCTCTCGTAAAATAGCTTTATTTCAAAACCAGCACGGGAAAATCCAGGCTTGGAAGCGGCTAAACCATTTCAGTCAATATTAGAGTAAGCTAATTCAGGTTGTTGTTTCAATTGTTCTAGGAGTCATTTCTTGTCGGAACAAGGATTACTCAACATACTCTTGGATGCTTCATCAGTTACTAATTTATTCCATTTGTAGCGGCATTGTATACGAGATCTCGTACCGCCCATACGTTCACTGACCACAGTCCAATTAATCATATCTTTAAAAGTAGGATTATCGCTAATTCTCTTCCCTTTTGGGCCCCTGGtatacatttgattgtATATATCATCTTTGTTAGTAGCCTCGATTTCTTTTATCCTTTGGTAATTGTGTGCTTCTTCGATCATTTCATTTACCACAGTTGTCagtaattcttcttcttcttttgaccATCTTTTTGAGCCTCTTTTTGAACCACACTTCATATAATTTCTCCAACGGTCTCTGCAATCTTCTGGCATTCTACCTAAAAGTTTTCCTACCTCAGTCCAAtgtccttctttttctaaacATAATCTTGCTAATTCTTGATCTTCCTCGGGCGTCCACTTCCCACGCTgttcaaaaatatgatactttcttcttatatgtttatatatCGAAGACCTTGTTCTATAAGGCAAAACCTTGCTTAAATTTGCCCAAAACCCATCTCTAATGACCCCGTCGGTAGACCAAATTCTCTCACACATTTGGCGTCTATTTAAGTCTCTTATTTGCATGTATTCTTCGATAAATTGGTCCAaagcttcttcttcgttgAAAGTGAATTTCCTCCCTATAGATTTTGTGATAGCACCGTCCACTACCGATGCTTTCACAATGTCAGATCGCAGTAACTTGGTACTTcccttctctttctcttgtGTCCGTTTTAACTCATCTGAATTGACATCCTTTTCAGGTATCCTCGCTGTCCGCTTTACATAGCTTCCATCATTTGGAACCGCCTCTAAATCGGTATAGAGCTTAACAAGGGTGCTGTTGTTATTAACATCTatatctttattatttccGTCGATCACTGAGAGTTTGTTCGAGCTTTTAACCAAATATGCCTTTTCAGCATCAACATACTCATCAAAAGCTGTTTCAGCAATGAGATCATCAGGTAAAAATGTTGATGTTGTTATAGTTTCATCTAACGTCGTTAACTGCGGGTCAAGaaccatttttattttcgcttttctttcttttctggattttcttgatttgtGATGCTTCTTTCCCTCTTGCTTAGTATTAGAAGCATTTTTATGATGTCTCCTCTTGTCCTTTTCCCTTATTGAACTATTATACGCGGCTGCAATGGCGGCCATGGCAACAGAATCTGTTTCTATCTCATTCAATTTATGTGCATTGCTTGTATCTGATGTTTTCAAACACCAATCTATATTGGTATTCTTACCTTGATGTTCTTCCttcctatttttttttgattttttcaccTTTTTAACGTGATCCTTGAAGTCAACTCCCACATACTTTAGTACCGCTTCTTCTACTGATTCCTTGGAGTGTTCGTTATCCTGAAACTTTAAATCGGCAGAATTGGACACGTTATTCATTCTAGTTATATCTT
The Saccharomyces mikatae IFO 1815 strain IFO1815 genome assembly, chromosome: 4 genome window above contains:
- the SES1 gene encoding serine--tRNA ligase SES1 (similar to Saccharomyces cerevisiae SES1 (YDR023W); ancestral locus Anc_3.251) — protein: MLDINQFIEDKGGNPELIRQSQKARNASVEIVDEIISDYKDWVKTRFELDELNKKFNKLQKDIGLKFKNKEDASELLAEKDKLTQHKKELTEREQEEDKGLKKKVIQVGNIVHPSVVVSNDEENNELVRTWKPEDLEAVGPIASVTGKPASLSHHEILLRLDGYDPDRGVKISGHRGYFFRNYGVFLNQALINYGLHFLAAKGYIPLQAPVMMNKEVMAKTAQLSQFDEELYKVIDGEDEKYLIATSEQPISAYHSGEWFEKPQEQLPIHYVGYSSCFRREAGSHGKDAWGVFRVHAFEKIEQFVLTEPEKSWEEFEKMISYSEEFYKSLKLPYRIVGIVSGELNNAAAKKYDLEAWFPYQKEYKELVSCSNCTDYQSRNLEIRCGIKKMGDREKKYVHCLNSTLAATQRALCCILENYQTEDGLVVPEVLRKYIPGEPEFLPFVNELPKNSTSNKDKKKKN
- the RPS11A gene encoding 40S ribosomal protein uS17 (similar to Saccharomyces cerevisiae RPS11B (YBR048W) and RPS11A (YDR025W); ancestral locus Anc_3.255), with the translated sequence MSTELTVQSERAFQKQPHIFNNPKVKTSKRTKRWYKNAGLGFKTPKTAIEGSYIDKKCPFTGLVSIRGKILTGTVVSTKMHRTIVIRRAYLHYIPKYNRYEKRHKNVPVHVSPAFRVQVGDIVTVGQCRPISKTVRFNVVKVSAAAGKANKQFAKF
- the NSI1 gene encoding Nsi1p (similar to Saccharomyces cerevisiae REB1 (YBR049C) and NSI1 (YDR026C); ancestral locus Anc_3.256) encodes the protein MNNVSNSADLKFQDNEHSKESVEEAVLKYVGVDFKDHVKKVKKSKKNRKEEHQGKNTNIDWCLKTSDTSNAHKLNEIETDSVAMAAIAAAYNSSIREKDKRRHHKNASNTKQEGKKHHKSRKSRKERKAKIKMVLDPQLTTLDETITTSTFLPDDLIAETAFDEYVDAEKAYLVKSSNKLSVIDGNNKDIDVNNNSTLVKLYTDLEAVPNDGSYVKRTARIPEKDVNSDELKRTQEKEKGSTKLLRSDIVKASVVDGAITKSIGRKFTFNEEEALDQFIEEYMQIRDLNRRQMCERIWSTDGVIRDGFWANLSKVLPYRTRSSIYKHIRRKYHIFEQRGKWTPEEDQELARLCLEKEGHWTEVGKLLGRMPEDCRDRWRNYMKCGSKRGSKRWSKEEEELLTTVVNEMIEEAHNYQRIKEIEATNKDDIYNQMYTRGPKGKRISDNPTFKDMINWTVVSERMGGTRSRIQCRYKWNKLVTDEASKSMLSNPCSDKK